One genomic window of Paeniglutamicibacter sp. Y32M11 includes the following:
- the rpsT gene encoding 30S ribosomal protein S20 — MANIKSQKKRILTNEKSRQRNAAVKSEIRTAIRAVNTAVVAEDKDAATAALLAAGRKIDKAATKGVLHKNNAANHKSAISKKVNAL, encoded by the coding sequence GTGGCAAATATCAAGTCCCAGAAGAAGCGCATTCTCACCAACGAGAAGTCGCGCCAGCGTAACGCTGCCGTCAAGTCCGAGATTCGCACTGCAATCCGCGCAGTTAACACTGCCGTTGTAGCCGAAGACAAGGATGCAGCAACTGCAGCACTGCTTGCAGCTGGCCGCAAGATCGATAAGGCCGCAACGAAGGGTGTGCTGCACAAGAACAACGCAGCAAACCACAAGTCGGCCATCTCCAAGAAGGTTAACGCCCTCTAA
- a CDS encoding FAD-dependent monooxygenase produces MPIFNDGIAETASPETANIVQTDVLIVGSGPAGSSAALFLSNQGIKNIMITKYRWTANTPRAHITNQRTMEVLRDAGIEDQVLAEATPHELMGDTVYCESMAGEEIGRRPTWGLRPDRRADYELASPSMPCDIPQTLLEPIMLKNATMRGTQTQFSTEYLSHTQDRDGVSVQVLNRLTGHQYTIRAKYLIGADGARSKVAADIDLPMEGAMDIGGSMNITFKADLSHLAAHRPSILYWVFNPGSNIGGLGAGLIRMVRPWDEWLICWGFDINGEPPVLDNVEAIRVIRNLVGIDDLEVEILGYSLWGNNEQYATHLQKGRVFCAGDAIHKHPPSHGLGSNTSIQDAYNLAWKLAAVIKGEAGEELLETYSVERAPVAKQIVTRANNSGREYKPIFDALGVTDAATDEEFVEKLKLRKENSPEGAARRKALREALDNKDYEFNAQGTEIGQFYTSTAVVTDGGTRPEPTEDPMLHHQKSTYPGLRLPHAWLGDRDRKFSTHDIAKGTQFTLFTGITGQRWADAAVAVGAQLGIKLQAVVIGEGLEVQDLYGDWLHQREVEEDGVILVRPDKHIGWRSDRMVEDPGTALAAVLSSILGRTDSTVEVSVDELMESAH; encoded by the coding sequence ATGCCAATTTTCAACGATGGAATTGCCGAAACCGCATCACCGGAAACCGCCAACATTGTCCAGACAGATGTCCTGATTGTCGGCTCCGGCCCGGCAGGCAGCTCGGCGGCACTCTTCCTGTCCAACCAGGGCATTAAGAACATCATGATCACCAAGTACCGCTGGACTGCCAACACGCCTCGGGCCCACATCACCAACCAGCGCACCATGGAAGTGCTGCGCGACGCCGGCATCGAAGACCAGGTCTTGGCCGAGGCAACGCCGCACGAGCTCATGGGCGACACCGTCTACTGCGAGTCGATGGCCGGCGAAGAAATCGGACGCCGACCCACCTGGGGCCTGCGTCCGGACCGACGAGCAGACTACGAGCTGGCTTCCCCCTCAATGCCCTGCGACATCCCGCAGACTCTGCTGGAACCGATCATGCTCAAGAACGCCACGATGCGCGGCACACAGACGCAGTTCTCGACCGAATACCTCAGCCACACCCAGGACCGCGACGGAGTGAGCGTACAGGTGCTAAACCGGCTCACCGGTCACCAGTACACGATCCGCGCCAAGTACCTCATCGGAGCCGACGGCGCACGTTCAAAGGTCGCTGCTGACATCGATCTGCCCATGGAAGGCGCCATGGACATCGGCGGCTCCATGAACATCACCTTCAAGGCCGATCTGTCCCACCTCGCAGCACACCGCCCATCAATCCTTTACTGGGTGTTCAATCCCGGATCTAACATTGGCGGTTTGGGTGCCGGACTGATCCGCATGGTCCGCCCCTGGGATGAATGGCTGATCTGCTGGGGCTTTGACATCAACGGCGAACCCCCGGTGCTTGATAACGTCGAGGCAATCCGTGTGATTCGGAACCTGGTGGGAATCGACGATCTCGAGGTGGAGATCTTGGGCTATTCACTGTGGGGCAACAATGAGCAATATGCCACGCACCTGCAGAAGGGACGTGTTTTCTGTGCGGGAGATGCCATCCACAAGCATCCGCCAAGCCACGGGCTGGGCTCCAATACCTCTATCCAGGATGCCTACAATCTCGCGTGGAAGCTTGCTGCGGTAATCAAGGGGGAAGCCGGCGAGGAATTGCTCGAAACCTACTCCGTGGAACGCGCCCCGGTGGCCAAGCAGATTGTCACCCGAGCGAATAACTCCGGACGTGAATACAAGCCGATCTTCGACGCGCTGGGTGTCACGGATGCTGCCACCGATGAGGAGTTCGTCGAAAAGCTCAAGCTACGTAAGGAGAATTCTCCCGAAGGCGCCGCGCGCCGCAAAGCGCTGCGGGAGGCCCTGGATAACAAGGACTATGAGTTTAATGCCCAGGGCACCGAGATTGGCCAGTTCTACACATCGACTGCCGTGGTAACCGACGGCGGAACACGTCCCGAACCGACGGAAGACCCGATGCTTCACCACCAAAAGTCAACGTATCCGGGGCTGCGCCTACCGCACGCCTGGCTCGGTGACAGGGATCGGAAGTTCTCCACTCACGACATCGCCAAGGGCACCCAATTTACGCTCTTTACCGGCATCACCGGACAGCGGTGGGCAGATGCTGCCGTGGCTGTCGGCGCGCAGTTGGGCATCAAGCTCCAGGCCGTTGTCATCGGCGAAGGTCTTGAGGTTCAGGACCTCTACGGCGATTGGCTTCACCAGCGCGAGGTGGAGGAAGACGGCGTGATTCTTGTCCGTCCCGACAAGCACATCGGCTGGCGTTCGGATCGTATGGTTGAGGATCCGGGCACCGCTCTTGCCGCGGTATTGTCCTCGATCCTGGGTAGAACCGACTCCACCGTCGAGGTGTCGGTCGATGAACTGATGGAATCTGCACACTAG
- a CDS encoding AraC family transcriptional regulator has product MGQNNDDGAGLPAADEGKLPLPRILAPGPARHLFSTQGLPATSRLELWEQHNAQALLPLDIRTIDESPLLAQEINLRHGALRFAGVTGSSQVVERNEAFIKKNPTDAIAIFFTLEQEAFFFHRGGNEFLKPGQAVIHDADSPFMRGFGKGLKEMVLTIPREEYLKLNGGKPLLGPRVVEFGGSSGSNPQLRALAKLVSDTISARHLAQVPDGPLNPETAVMEMLGHFLMGEERSSSAGYLLAAYSFIDDHLGEPDLGIAEISLALGLSERHLSRIFREAGEPPGGYIRVRRLEVAKELLSNPAHGRLQVGQVAMRVGFISQSYFTRAFKAHYGTTPLQLRKDALRRAAG; this is encoded by the coding sequence ATGGGGCAAAACAATGACGATGGCGCAGGGTTGCCTGCGGCCGATGAAGGGAAACTCCCACTGCCGAGGATTCTCGCGCCCGGGCCAGCCCGACATCTCTTCAGTACCCAGGGCCTTCCAGCCACCAGTCGACTGGAGTTGTGGGAGCAGCACAACGCGCAGGCGTTGTTGCCATTGGACATTCGGACCATTGATGAATCGCCGTTGCTTGCCCAAGAAATTAACCTGCGGCACGGAGCGCTGAGATTCGCTGGCGTTACCGGCAGCTCGCAGGTAGTTGAACGCAACGAGGCATTCATCAAGAAGAATCCCACCGATGCCATCGCCATCTTCTTCACCTTGGAGCAAGAGGCCTTCTTCTTCCACCGGGGCGGTAACGAATTCCTTAAACCCGGGCAGGCCGTCATTCACGACGCGGACAGTCCCTTTATGCGCGGATTCGGCAAGGGGTTGAAGGAGATGGTCCTGACCATTCCGCGAGAAGAGTATCTGAAGCTTAACGGTGGCAAGCCGTTGCTCGGGCCGCGCGTGGTGGAATTCGGTGGCTCGTCGGGATCAAACCCTCAACTACGAGCACTGGCCAAGCTGGTCAGCGACACCATCTCGGCCCGGCACCTCGCTCAAGTCCCCGACGGACCCCTGAATCCAGAGACCGCGGTGATGGAGATGCTCGGGCATTTCCTCATGGGAGAGGAACGCAGCAGCAGTGCCGGTTATCTGCTGGCCGCCTATAGTTTCATCGACGATCATCTGGGTGAGCCCGACCTGGGGATCGCCGAAATTTCGCTGGCGCTGGGACTCAGCGAACGCCATCTCTCACGGATCTTCCGTGAAGCGGGGGAACCTCCCGGTGGCTACATCAGGGTGAGGCGCCTAGAGGTGGCCAAGGAGCTGCTGTCTAATCCGGCGCATGGGCGGTTGCAAGTCGGGCAGGTGGCCATGCGCGTCGGGTTCATCTCGCAAAGTTACTTCACTCGTGCCTTTAAGGCCCACTACGGCACCACGCCGTTGCAGCTACGAAAAGATGCCCTGCGCCGCGCCGCTGGATGA